In Sebastes fasciatus isolate fSebFas1 chromosome 8, fSebFas1.pri, whole genome shotgun sequence, the DNA window ATGGCAATGTAGCATTTCATTACACATTGTACTTTAATAATGATGTTTGTTACAAATAaagattgatttgatttgatcaagCAGAACAAGGGCTTCTGCTCTTCTGCCAGGAGGAATTCAAATTCTGGTTAGACTTATTATGTTCATCTGCTGACTCATTGCAAATTTTCctgtttcagattacctgtgtgGTCAAATGTTAAATCATGCAGAGATCATTTGTAAGAGGAGGTGGTCAACTAGCATAAACCAAAGATACTAGGTTGAATTCAtttaatttgtatgtatttgcTTATGACTATCCTGTGTGATCTTACAATTTCATCTGTACTTGGTGGGATCATTCTTAAAGTATAAGTTTCTTCTAAAGGGCCATTCAATTGTAAAACTTTTACTGTTGGGTTAACAGCCTTAAGTTGTTTTAGTTGTTGGCCCCAGGATGGGCAAGCGGCATGAAGGGGGTGAAGGGTTAAACTTTTTTTTGCGGGATTAATGTTAGTTAATTCATTTCACACACTACATTCTTCCATATTTGACATATGGGCTTTATCCGCTGCAGAACGGTACCAAACACCTATACGATATAAACCACTGAATAAAACCTGatcaatttaattaaaatgaataccAATTAAACAACATAGATCAACCTTGTTATCATAACATGTAGGTATATAAATACTACAACAGACAGGCCTATATATTTAGATATGTATGTGCGCTTATTACACGGTAAATGAAGGGATAAGATTAATCTTATCTAATCAGCATATGAAAACGAGCAACAGAGAAGAGGGAGGGGTTGCTCTGAAACAGACAGGCTGCTGTGTCTATGAGACTTCAGTGAGATAAAAGTTGTCAGCAGACTAAAATTCAATTTAGACATAAAACTAAGGGAAATGTAAACAGAGTTTATTATCTTGAACTATGTTGTTCTAAGCACATGTAACAGTAAAAAGGAGTCAGTTTATGTATGGTTCACAATCAACGTTAAAAGGTGTAATACACTTCCACtagattaaaaacatatatCAAAATATAAGATTAACTCGGGCATTAGTGTGCACCTGAATTTCTGTTCAAGATCTTTGGGTACGCATACCATGCATATACAGAAATAATCTATATGTAGGCTGGCAAGATCTTACCAAGTGATTAATATAAAAGGGAAGGTTTTGATCTACGGCTTATACTTATTTAAACTTGCTTTGGTTTCATTTGTTATGtcaacaacttcctgttattAGAACGTATGTTCGCAAAGCAAAACATCAATTCAGGTACatattaatttgcattaaatgtCAGTTTCATTTAGTCTTATTTAGAGTTTGGATGTGTCGCCGTCTACGTATGCGACTGTGTGAGCCACTCAAAGGAATGCAGTGCAGGTCGTAAACTGAGGAGGAGGTCATAAAATCTACTCTGTACCTTCATATTGTTTCTCTAGTATATGCTTGAGAGCTCCAACCTGTGAACAAACTTCAGTTCTTTTCAGATAGTTAGTTAAACATAGCATATTAACTGAGGTACATTTTAGTTTTGTTCCGATTCTCATCATCAGTTCATAATATTTTACTGGTTGGTCTTCATGCACGTCATCACGCTACaatggtaaacattacacctgCTTCACATCAGCATCTTAAAATAGTcattgttagcatgttagcacgctgatgttagcatttagctgaaAGCAACACTGTGCCTCAGCACAGCCTCACAAAGCCGCTAGCATGACTCTAGACTCTTAAGGCCGTATTTAAACGATCTATAGCACATGGTGTCTAAAGTGCATGgtgcaagtgcatttagggcgtgtccaactccacttttgctgGTTAAACGGCGCATAATCTGGGCACAAAGTAAGGCAcaaggggcaaaggggttgtatttagtctcttgaTTAATCACAGGTGTGTTTTTGGCCTAAGAGGATTAAATCAATCAACCAAATGCTGCTTTTTAAACATagatatattttacatgtttATCGTTGTTTTTTGTTAGTGCTTTGAGtagtcggaagactagaaaggtgctatataaatgcaagtccatttaccatttaaactTTCTCGCTTGTGATGATTGTTAAACCCTCTGTTTACACCACATGGATTCCGTGGAGTTTAGATAAGTTTTGCATACTGATTTGTGTATTCTCCTCCAACCTTTAATCGGTATGTAATTCATTCCCACATGCATGGAAATGATCACTGGGGCTTTAGCCATCACCAGAGTCTCATAACTTACTAAAGGCTGATTCCATTAGAGTTCACATCAGATCGGTAACAACAATGAAACATTTTCTTGCTTCTCTGTTTCTACTGGGAACATTTCTACATGCCTCGGCTCAATGCACTGTCCCAGCCTCAGCGTTCCAGCTGGAAGGAGATTATCTGATAGGTGGACTTTTTGATATTCATCATGTCAATGCCCCTGTTTATCATGACAGACCAGAAGCCATCGACTGCTCCAGGTGAGTCTTACAATAAATCTGAGTGGATAGCTTCTGAAGTCGGAACTAATGAAGAACGGCTGGTGTAACAGACATATTTTTCACATTCACAAACCAATAGCTATAGTTAAAAAGCACATTTCCCTCCAACCCAATCCAGTTAATTGCTATGTTATCAAAGTTTCTGTATGACGTTAATTTTGAACTTAGTCCTTGTTCTATGAAATCTGTtttgtaatattaatatttatacagGGGTCCCAAGAATGATAATGTTATTGCACAAACAGTAATGAAACCCTGAGACAATACTGTTACACATAAGAGGTTCTGAAGCCTCGTTGAAACAAATTCTGTGTAAATTACACTAGATTTCACAGTAAGTAAACTTAACTCTTCTGTTGTACTTTCTCTATTCACAGTCAACCCTTACTTCTCCAAAATTATCGAAAGTTTCAGTTGATGAGATTCTCTGTGGAGGAAATCAATAACTCTACCAACCTCCTGCCGAATGTATCTCTCGGCTATGAGATATTTGATCACTGCTCAGATGAACAGAATTTTCCAGATATTTTCAAACTCCTCTCAATCAACGGCTTGATCCACCCTTGGGGTGAACCACACGAGCATCACACACATACGTCTAATGTGTCCAAAATGATAGCAGTGGTCGGCCCTTATTCAAGCACTCAGTCCCTGACTGTAGCCCCACTGCTCATGATGGATCTCATTCCTATGGTAAGTTTGCCAATTATTGTGTTTCACCATTTTTTCCTGTCAAACCTAGTGATTAAAAGCACACATATCAATATAggttattatcaattaattgtaAAATGGATTTTAATGTAACATTTGAGGATTTGTCACTAAAAATTatacttttttcccccattaCTCTTTTGACAGGTCAGTTATGGATCTTCTAGTTCTCTCTTTtcaaaaaaagtatattttccATCTTTCCTAAGAACACTGCATCCCAGTAAAGATGCCATAGACATGATTGTTAACATTGTGCAGCACTTCAACTGGCGCTGGGTAGCTTTTCTTAACAGTGATGATGAATATGGCAAAGATGGACTGGAATTGTTCATAAAGAGGATTATGGACACTGAGATCTGCCTGGCGTACACCAAAGGCCTGAATCAATATATGGATCACTCCCAAATATTCAAACAGATACAGGCCCAGGGGATAGGCATCATTATTGTTTTTGCCCTAAGAATGACTGCTGACGCTCTCATTGAGTCAGCAATAAAACTAAATGTCACCAACAAAGTGTGGATAGCAGATGAGGAATGGTCCTTAAACAAGAAGCTCCCCAAGATGAAAGGAATCAGAAATATTGGAACTGTACTTGGAGTGTCTCAGCAAGTAATGACAATACCTGGTTTCAGTGACTTTATCTATTCTACCAAAAGCCAGACTCATTGTGAAACTGCAGATCAAAATGGGTTTTGTAATCAGGTTTGCAACTGCAGCAGCCTGAGTCCAGAAGATGTCATCGCTGCAGACCCATCTTTTAATTTTCCTGTTTATTCTGCTGTCTACGCCATCGCTCACGCCTTACACAATGCCTTGCAATGTGTCGCTGGCAGATGTAATGGCAACATTACAGTGTACCCACACATGGTAAGTATACAAATAATCTATGTATTTAGATTTTGCTCATTTATGTTTCTGATTGATTTGACTTAAAGATATGCCTTTCATAAGGTAACATTATTAGTCTGCTTTGTTACAATATACAACAAATGTAAAGATAACCTCCCAATCAATTTAATTTGGCAAAGGAATTTTCAATCTCTCATACCGATGTACATCAGGATTACCCACCCTCAGTCCAGCACCTGTAAATCTGTCTTGAGATGTGctctctctctactctgcaTACTTTTCAAACATTGCCTTGGTATCAAAATCTCAGATGAAAAATTTCTGCGATAGTTAAAAGTCTAAACCACTTCCTAAAACCTCCAAAGAGGGGCATTACACTTAACTTCCTCGCTCCACAGGAATGTTTCTTAAAACCTATTTAACACCTCATATGGTCTTTGTGAACACATGGAAGTAATGGTCATCTGAACTTTGTGTACCCACATCAGGTTCTAGCAGAGCTGAAGAAGTCAAACTTTACACTTTTAAATCGAAGTATTCAGTTTGATGAGCATGGTGACCCCACCTTCGGATCCTATTCTATAGTTTTCTGGAACCGCAGTGGTGACGCAGAGAAGATCGGCTTTTATGAATTTCACCCATCAGTTAATTTTTTCATCAACACCACCAACATTCAGTGGTACACAAACGGAGAAGtaagttttttttcccctaattatattatatgcagtataatatatattctgTTTATAGAGTATATGATGATAAACATATTGTGTTTTGGTTGAGCGCACGTGCACATGGTTATATTTGTTAAGTAATAGCTGTGCCAGGCTTAAAACATAAAATCAGGAACATCGACCGTTGGCAATTTGCAGGGATGTCTACATATACAGTGTCTGTTAGGGTGATATCATTTTACAAAAGCTGTTTATAAATTTGAAAAGCtactttcctctttttttgcCTCTACACTTCACAGTATTCTTTTTGCTTCActtatatttaatttactgcTAAATAATTGTCTTGTACAGGCGCCTACTTCACTGTGTTCCCCAGAATGTGATGTAGGATTTGCAAAAAAGCCAGATGGAATCCACAGATGCTGCTTTGATTGTGAAATCTGTCCCAAGGAAACTTATATCAACAGCACAGGTAATTATTATACATGAGGAAGAAAATGAGTAAAAGCAGTGCTGTCATTCTGGCCTTAATGGGAGATGACTACATACTCTTACTAAGCTTTGTTCCATGGCTGAGAGAGATGACCAGACAAAGTGACACACATACAGGCTTCTATTTCCAGTCCGACAACCAAACACGCTTATGAATCTAGAGCTTATTGAGAAAACGATTGCTATGAAATAAATCTGTTGTGGAAAATGGTTCAGAGAATATACTTTTGTGTTCAACTGCATGTGAACCAGTTTCCTACCATCATGCAATACATTGCTGTCTTGTTAAAATGACCTCTAAAAGTGAATACTAATCTTGGGAGAACATACAATATAAAAGGTGGAAAGTGTAACACTGCTTCCTCAGATGgctgatatttttttataaccTTAACTTTATTGACAATCTGTCCTTCTCTTGTGTAAAACAGAGGACTCCTACAAGTGCATCAACTGTAAGGAGACAGAATGGTCTGTAGCAGGAAGTACATCATGCAATCTGCGGGTGGTGGAGTACGTCCCATTCACAGACAGCGGGGCTATCCTGATCATGGTCGGAGCCTGGGCCTTGGTGGGCCTCACACTGGCTGTGTCCGTTCTCTTTGCCATCAACTACAACACACCTGTTGTCAGATCTGCTGGCGGACCAATGTGCTTCCTAATTTTAGGCTGCCTCAGTCTGTGTAGTCTTAgtgttttctttcactttgATAAGCCAACAATCTCCTTTTGTATCTTAAGGTTCTTACCATTTCTCTTGTTCTACACCGTTTGTCTAGCCTGTTTTGTTGTGCGCTCTTTTCagattgtttatattttcaaaatGGCCACAAAGTTCCCCAAACTCCACAGTTGGTGGATTAAATATCACGGACAATGGCTGGTCATCACTTTGGCTTTTGTAATTCAGGCACTCTTACTTCTTATTGGCTATACTTACGCCCCCATGAAGCCCCACAATGAAACATTTTGGTACCCAGACAAAATCATACTTCGTTGCGACCTTAATCTCAAAGCATCCATTGGTCCTGTGGTTTTTCTTTTATCGTTGTGCTCCCTTTGCTTTATTTTCTCCTACATGGGAAAAGACCTCCCTAAAAATTACAACGAGGCCAAAGCAATAACCTTCTGCCTGCTCCTGCTGATCCTCACCTGGATCATCTTTGCCACCGTATTCCTACTGTACCATGGCAAGTACATCCAAACTCTTAACGCTCTGGCAGTACTCTGCAGTCTCTACTCctttctgttgttttatttcctACCCAAATGCTACATTATCATTTTTCAACCCCACAGAAACACGCAGGAGTACTTCCAAGGTCTCATTCAGAATTATACCAAAACAATCAGCCAGTAGCTGCTTCCAGTAAATGTGTGTCTCTACAGACAGAAAAACTGATGTGGCCTTCTGAATACTTACAATGCAATGCTAATAATTTTCTATATAAATAGTATTTGTCTTGTATACTTTTTCTTTCAAGGCTAATCTTTTTACAGATATGACCGTTTTTAAGAGGAATgcattgacaaaaacaacattgaaattagttaaaaacaacaaacaacagagTGCCTTCGCAGCCACATTACCGCAACGTCCCAGGTTCGATTCAAGTCttggggacctttgttgcatgtcatcatacctctctctccccccatttcccatctctctttctctacactgtcaaataaaggtcaagcaaatgaccaaaaaaaaatccgTAATGTTAAATTGTGTCTTGTTCCGATTGGGACGCTAATCAAGATTAAATGATGTTAATCCTAACAGCTAATCATGTTTGATGATGATACTGCCGAATTGTTCCGATCTCATTAAATTTATACTCACTATAATGGGTTCCCTCCAAATTATTTAGCCAATTTCAGCAAGCTAATTGAAGTTTTACGTGTGGTCTTGCTCGACCTGTCTGGCCTTGCTAGACAAGCATTGTCATCATCCACACtaagaaatacatttaataaaagtAGAAGAAATCTTTGCAGTTCTCTCCAATCTTTGGGAGTTCTTATTTCTGAGAATATGTGCCTGTGGTGTGAAAAATGTTaaactttaaattaatttcccCAAGGGGACAAATAAAGTACTTATATTACATtgtcaaatagattacattatCACTGAATCATCTATATAAACGTTGTTGTAGTGAATTATTGCTTTTGAAGTTAATTTCTATTTAATCTTCTGTACTAATTCAGGTATTTCCATGTACATGTAAAGCAGTTATATAACAGTAAGAGTgattcaataaaaacaacaaaaaggaatttgtgtttttcttttttctgagGTTGCTGTAACGCCAATCTCACCACATGATGGCACCACTTGACAGTGACGCTGTCTACAGGCTAGACAGCAGTTCCACCAATATTACTGGTATGACTTCATTGTCctcttcatcagagtcaaagCCTGATAAGAATAAACAGGCTATTTTTCACCCCTTCAGTGTGATCTTTAAGCCATATTCCCCTTTAAAGTTAGACGGTTTGTAATGCTTGAAACTGAATGATATGAATTAAGCTTTAAAAGGCAAAATCAACTCTAACAACACTAAGTGAAGATCTATTGCATTGAGATTAAAGTTAGGGTGGGGGTGGAGAGAGCAGGATGTTGGGGGGGGTTTGTACAGATTAAGATTGTTTTCATTCTTCATAAACAACTGttcaaatataaatgtaacactTAATTCATACAGAACTAACACACTGGAGTAATAACCATAATGTATgcttgcatttttgttttttgcctgTGTCAGTTTGTTTCTCGACCTTTTTGGACAAATTAAAGTCTCCATTTGTGGAAGTATGAAGTGATGATTAGCTTCCTTTCCAGGTTTGAGACTAACTGCTATTATCTGGGAGTTTATTGCCTCTGATTCCACAGTTTGAATAGATTTCTTCTCAGTAAAAGATCAATTGAAAATGATCCCTGTGCCTAATGGTGTGCACTTCCACCTTTATAATCACAGGTAACTATGCTGGCTGTAACAGGTGGTATAAGCACCTTAATTTAAAAATAGTTTGCAGTACAATGAAAGCATACTAGACATCTCTGGAGCAGGTTAACCCTATTGGCCCACCTGAAGTTACCAATTTCCCTACTCACTGACCAACAGTAACATACAACCTTCTTGTTCAGTCTTGGAACTAAATTAGTTTGATAATATATTGCGTCCTCATTCAAACAGTGCTACACTTCCCTATTGCCATGCAGCCATGACACTGTTTAGATGTGAATATAGATGTATTTTGGAGAAATTCGTGTTTCATTTGGAGGCATTAAATGCCTCTATGTGACCCTAAAGATGTTAGCTCCCAGGTGCCTTTAAGACATGTTTTGTCTCAAATAAGATGTGTGTGTCAGGGATCTCATACCAcatcatctatttatttatgccTCTGAGTGACCCTAAAGGTGTTAGCCTTTAAAATGCATtgcaaaaaatacaacctaaatagtgcattaaaacaaatcagttagataatgtaaaagaaaggtgaaaaacagctatataatgcatctttaaacagtaaattaactgtaaaatactgtgaaattaatacaaaaacaaccagttcaaactgtatttttcattaacagtacaaagctgtaaatttcagcgacagtataataatgttaattttacagtaacataaaggcaaccctgctgccagttctttactgggAAGTTCTTAACAGTGCAGGCTATATGCACACGTCTGGAGTTGCATGTATTTTCCATGTCTGCTTTAACTCCTTGTTCTAGTGAGATGAAGATAACGTGCTTTTGGTTGTTTTGACAGGTTTACTGAGACACGTGATGCTTCAGAGAcaggactgactgactgtcgaCCACTTTCTGCCTCCATCTGAAAGTCAAAGTTTCCCGCTGTGCTGCTCAGTGAAGCTGGGGGTGAAACGGAAAGAGCCCTGCAGCATACAGCAGGGGGTATGTGACAGATCCAGAGGGTAAATTGCCATTTTGTTGTGTCTATTCAGTTTCCTGGCaagcagagaagaggaggatggacCGTGAAACTAGGAACGAATTGGTAAAAGGTGCCACTCAGCATGGCATATGGCGCGTTTTGGAGAGCTGAACACTGACACCAACAAATTGACGATTTCATACCAATTTCAGAGTTACATTCAGGCCACACACGATGTTCATCCACTCAGGAGAAGTTCAGGAGTTGTGCTACAGTGTTTCATCTTGGTGTGATTAAAATAACACGAAACTCTGACTTCTTTAtaatcaaagcttcaaactttcctgtttgctgccttttattaaaccagataatgatcttatatactggaCTACAgctttactcttgtgtgttatattccattttagCTTCtatatagcttttatttttagcttgtttttattttctaatctttaatgtttttataactgttttaattatgtcttaatgttcttttgcactttgtcgcaatgttcttgaatgtttttgtaaagcactttgaattgttgctgaaatgtgctctacaaataaaccTGCCTTGCCtatgatcattctctttttctttattttttatattgtatttctttgtattctacatgttttgaaattattattttttttttttttattaaatagttAAATGTGAGTTTTATCAGGAACTTCATGTATACCCTCTAACAAACCGTTTGGTTTAAAAgagttttaaaataaaaacaaataaactttCTGTTCAGTTTTAGCTCTGGTATTGCAGTCGCTggaaaagtaactaagtacatttcattacgttcctgtttgctactgccttttattaaaccagataatgatcttatatactgcactagagcttttacgtgtgttatattctattttagcttctatttttagcttgtgtttattttctaatctttaatgtttttataaccgTTTTAATTACGTCttaatgttttgtttgcactttgttttaatgtccttgaatgtttatgtaaagcactttgaattctTGCTGAAATGTgttctacaaataaagctgccttgccttcaACAAACAATACATCTGTGCAATAtgaatacactgaatgtgaatacctctatctgtgcaatatatccttgatgcaatattcacctgaagtgcaactttgtttacattttatttattacatctatatCCTACCTATTTTATAAGTGAAATTACCTCCGTTTACAtttcatctatttttatattttatacttctagtgtaacacttctgtttatatttatttatttatttattacatctactttacctgttttatttgctttataactgtgtgttttacctgttatatgttttatctgcctcgttcagtctttagtcaagtatttgttttaaagtactgaccagaagtggacactgtgaatctcgttgtatttaatacgatgacaataaagatttctattctataaaattcAAATTAGTCTAAATATTGAAAACGATGCGTATAAATtgcaacatgttttattttataacatGCCTcgattaattttattttatctttttttttattattcgtTATTTGGTTCAAGCAGATGGGGGTAGCAGCATTTCTGCTGAAGGAGACActtatttctgtttcacaaaatATGGAGCGAGGAGAATCGGAGGAACGCCCAGAGGCTTTTCACTTGTACCTTTCAATTTTCCACTTTTGGTCAGATAAAGGAAGAAACCCTGGGAAAGACTTGGCCAGCAACTGGTCCTTCTCTTCGCACCccac includes these proteins:
- the LOC141772101 gene encoding taste receptor type 1 member 1-like, which translates into the protein MKHFLASLFLLGTFLHASAQCTVPASAFQLEGDYLIGGLFDIHHVNAPVYHDRPEAIDCSSQPLLLQNYRKFQLMRFSVEEINNSTNLLPNVSLGYEIFDHCSDEQNFPDIFKLLSINGLIHPWGEPHEHHTHTSNVSKMIAVVGPYSSTQSLTVAPLLMMDLIPMVSYGSSSSLFSKKVYFPSFLRTLHPSKDAIDMIVNIVQHFNWRWVAFLNSDDEYGKDGLELFIKRIMDTEICLAYTKGLNQYMDHSQIFKQIQAQGIGIIIVFALRMTADALIESAIKLNVTNKVWIADEEWSLNKKLPKMKGIRNIGTVLGVSQQVMTIPGFSDFIYSTKSQTHCETADQNGFCNQVCNCSSLSPEDVIAADPSFNFPVYSAVYAIAHALHNALQCVAGRCNGNITVYPHMVLAELKKSNFTLLNRSIQFDEHGDPTFGSYSIVFWNRSGDAEKIGFYEFHPSVNFFINTTNIQWYTNGEAPTSLCSPECDVGFAKKPDGIHRCCFDCEICPKETYINSTEDSYKCINCKETEWSVAGSTSCNLRVVEYVPFTDSGAILIMVGAWALVGLTLAVSVLFAINYNTPVVRSAGGPMCFLILGCLSLCSLSVFFHFDKPTISFCILRFLPFLLFYTVCLACFVVRSFQIVYIFKMATKFPKLHSWWIKYHGQWLVITLAFVIQALLLLIGYTYAPMKPHNETFWYPDKIILRCDLNLKASIGPVVFLLSLCSLCFIFSYMGKDLPKNYNEAKAITFCLLLLILTWIIFATVFLLYHGKYIQTLNALAVLCSLYSFLLFYFLPKCYIIIFQPHRNTQEYFQGLIQNYTKTISQ